The region TTACTAATATTAAAATTGTCGTTATTTAAGGTTAATAGTTTACTATTTATATTTCATTTGCTATCTTCAGACAACATAACAATAACTTCATTTATGCTTGCCGATATTAATTTTTGAATTTCATTCTTTGTTTGCTTTATAAAATTTTTTATATCGCTTTCAGTTAAATAAATATTATTAATTGCTTTTTTATAAATGCAAAAAGATAAAGTATTAGTTTTTTCCATAACTTCTACTTCGATACTATTTTTTAAAAATTTATATGCAGCAATAATAATTTTTTTCATTTAACTAATCCATTAATTTTGTAATAACGCGTAATTTTGCGCTTCTTGATCTTTTGTTGATTTCTTCTTCTTTACTACTTGGAAAAATTACTTTTTGATGTCACTTATGAGTTTCAACAATTAGTATTTTTTTTAGCTTAGGGTCAAAATAATTTAAATTTTGATAAAACTTTTTAACTATAACGTCTTCTTTACTATGAAATGTTATAATCGCTATTTTTCCGTCTTTTTTTAATAAATTAGGAAGTTGGCTTAGCATTTCACTTAAGGCATTTAGCTCATCATTCACTGCTATTCTAAAAGCTTGAAAAACTGCTTTAGAAGGATTTTTTTGTCTTACTATTTTAGCTGGCAATGAATCCTTTATTATTTGATTTAACGTAAATGAATCAGATATTGGTCGATTTTTTACAATTGCTTTCGCAATTAAATTACTTAATTTTACATCAGCATTAGATTGCAATATATCTATAATTTCTTTTTCAGTTGCATTATTAATAATTTCTTTTGCAGTTAGAGTATTATCTAAATCCATTCTCATATCTAAATCGGAATTGATTGAATAAGAAAATCCTCTATTTGGATCATCTAATTGAGGACTAGAAACTCCTAAATCTGCTAATATTCCATCGACTTTATCGATATTTAGTTTTTTTAGTTCACAAGTAATGTTTCTAAAATCACTTTTTATTAAAATAAAGTTTTGGCTTATTTTTATTAATTTTTCTCTACTTTCGTTTATAGCTTGAATATCTTTATCAAAACAAATTAATTTTCCAGTTGTTAGTCTTTTTAAAATTTCTTGGCTATGACCACCACGGCCTAATGTTAAATCAACATATATTCCGTCTGGCTTTATTGATAATTGTTCTATTACTTCATTTAATAGAACTGGAATATGTTCCATTTAGAACTTAACTCCTGCTTCAAATAATTTTTGAGCCAAGTCATTTACATTATCATCATTTTCATAGTAGCTTTCTTGTTCATCATAAACTTCTTTAGCAAATAATTCACAAGTATCACCAGTTCCTAGGAAAACAACTTCTTTGTCGATAGCGGCTTTATTTAAAAGATGTTTGGGAATCATGATTCTGTTATTTTTATCAGGAGATACAACTTCAGTATTTCCAAAAATGTAGCGAATAAAATCTCTTACGTTTTTGTTAAGTGTGTTTCCTTCTTCCAATTTAGTTTTCATTTTTTGAAACTCAGAAACCGTTCTTAATACTAAGTTTTTATCTATTCCAATTGTGATATAGAATTCCTTGCCTAATTCTTGTAGTAATTTAGGTGGAACAACAACTCTATTTTTATCATCAATTTGGCGATAATATTTACCAAACATTCCCACATCCTCCCACTATCAACTTAATTCTAACATATAAATCAAGTATTTTTTAATTTTTTATAAATAAAAATAAAAAAGAAGGCAAAAAAGCATTAGCCCTCTTGCAATAGACCATAGTAATTATTTTTTTAATTGTTTTATTAAAAAATAAATAACTGTATAAGTTTTTTGTTAAAATTAAAATATGCTAGTTTAGCTCAGTTGGTAGAGCAATTGATTCGTAATCAATGGGTCGGGGGTTCGATCCCTCTAACTAGCACCAAATGCACAAAGTAAGCGCCAAAAATAAAAAATAAAAAATTTATTAAAAAATTAATTTTTTTTAGTTATAATAATTAAGCATTTATTAAGTGCCGACTTAGCTCAGCGGTAGAGCAGCTGGCTGTTAACCAGTTTGTCGTTGGTTCAATCCCAATAGTCGGCGCCATTATGGCCCTATGGTGAAGCGGTTAACACATATGGTTTTCATCCATACATTCGTGGGTTCAAGTCCCGCTAGGGTCACCATTGGAGAATTAGCTCAGCTGGGAGAGCATTGCCCTTACAAGGCAAGGGTCGTGGGTTCGAGCCCCTCATTCTCCACCATTTGTTTAAATACACCGCAAAAAAGGCCAACCGGCCTTTTTATTTTTCATTTAGATTTAAATTAAATGTAATTTTTATATAAAAAACTCGTAACCTTTTTGATTACGAGTTTTTTATATCTAGTTTTTAATCATCAAATTGTGAGTAATATAACCTTGCATATTTTTTATTTAATTCTAGCAATTGCTTATGTGTTCCTTGTTCAATAATACGACCATCATCCACAACTAAGATTAAATCAGCATTTTTAATCGTGCTTAGACGGTGAGCAATAACTATTGATGTTTTACCAACCATGATATTTTCTTTTAATGCTTGTTGAATTATTTTTTCTGTATTAGAATCCACGTTCGATGTTGCTTCATCTAGTATTAAGATTTTTTTGTTTCCTAATATTGCTCTAGCTATTGAAAGAAGTTGTTTTTCTCCTTTAGATAATATTGAAGTGCTATTATCAATTATAGTATCATATCCATGTTCTAACTTTTCAATAATATGATGAGCAGATGCTAATTTTGCTGCCCTTATTACATCTTCTTTGGTTGCTTTTGGATTTCCTACTAAAAGGTTATTTAAAATACTTTCATTAAACATAAAGCTATCTTGTAAAACAACTGCCGTAAAATCTCTTAAACTATCTTTTGAAATTTCTCTTAACTCTATTCCATCTATCTTTATTGAACCTTTTTCATAATCATAAAAACGATTCAATAAATTTATAATAGTAGTTTTACCTGCTCCAGTTTCTCCAACTAAAGCAATAGTTTGTCCTGCTTTTGCATTAAATGAAGCATCTGTTAGTTGATATTTAGGCGAATTTTCATTATATCTAAAATATACATGATCAAATGTTATATTTCCAACAGGATTTTCTATCACAATTCCCTTTGAGTGGTTTTTTATGTGTGTGCTTGGTAAACTCAAAAGTGTATTAACCCTAACGGCAGATGCAATACCAATTCTAGCATAAACTAATATAGTAAGCATTGATTGAAGTGTTGATAAAAAACTATATATAAGTGTTAAATAACTTATTAAAAATCCATGTTCTGCATTTGTATTAAAAAGCCCATAAACATGAATATTATTTCCCTTTAATACAAGTGTTACAGTAACTATTAATATAACCAAAATATTGTTAGTAAAAACTATTCAAGGATTAATTATTTGGTTATTAAGATCTCCGGTGAAGGCTGTGTTAAATATGTTTCTTGCTATTTGTTTACCATGATTATTAACTTGTTCTTGTTGTTCAAAAGTTTTAATAATTTTAGAATTAGTTAGCATTTCTTCAACAAAAGCGTTTAATTCCCCAAAATGTTTTCTGGTTTGAATAAATGCTTTTTGAGCTTTTTTAGTAATTAATATCCCTATAAA is a window of Metamycoplasma hominis ATCC 23114 DNA encoding:
- a CDS encoding ABC transporter ATP-binding protein, which produces MKKRTKEKQKLSFITLFKLVFKYSGESKTKFWLAVLFSFFHAIFYAIGSFLIGYIFTICLTKDVLDHKTPFNLKLFIGMASCLVISFILYGIFRYVSGVFFVKITFSVCENIRKTAMKNLLYIPVSYFDNQKSGNIISILVNDINSLSETIFKLLNELIQCAINVILSVIFLSMVSLVLSAVVLPVLFLFSFIGILITKKAQKAFIQTRKHFGELNAFVEEMLTNSKIIKTFEQQEQVNNHGKQIARNIFNTAFTGDLNNQIINPWIVFTNNILVILIVTVTLVLKGNNIHVYGLFNTNAEHGFLISYLTLIYSFLSTLQSMLTILVYARIGIASAVRVNTLLSLPSTHIKNHSKGIVIENPVGNITFDHVYFRYNENSPKYQLTDASFNAKAGQTIALVGETGAGKTTIINLLNRFYDYEKGSIKIDGIELREISKDSLRDFTAVVLQDSFMFNESILNNLLVGNPKATKEDVIRAAKLASAHHIIEKLEHGYDTIIDNSTSILSKGEKQLLSIARAILGNKKILILDEATSNVDSNTEKIIQQALKENIMVGKTSIVIAHRLSTIKNADLILVVDDGRIIEQGTHKQLLELNKKYARLYYSQFDD
- a CDS encoding division/cell wall cluster transcriptional repressor MraZ encodes the protein MFGKYYRQIDDKNRVVVPPKLLQELGKEFYITIGIDKNLVLRTVSEFQKMKTKLEEGNTLNKNVRDFIRYIFGNTEVVSPDKNNRIMIPKHLLNKAAIDKEVVFLGTGDTCELFAKEVYDEQESYYENDDNVNDLAQKLFEAGVKF
- the rsmH gene encoding 16S rRNA (cytosine(1402)-N(4))-methyltransferase RsmH, with the translated sequence MEHIPVLLNEVIEQLSIKPDGIYVDLTLGRGGHSQEILKRLTTGKLICFDKDIQAINESREKLIKISQNFILIKSDFRNITCELKKLNIDKVDGILADLGVSSPQLDDPNRGFSYSINSDLDMRMDLDNTLTAKEIINNATEKEIIDILQSNADVKLSNLIAKAIVKNRPISDSFTLNQIIKDSLPAKIVRQKNPSKAVFQAFRIAVNDELNALSEMLSQLPNLLKKDGKIAIITFHSKEDVIVKKFYQNLNYFDPKLKKILIVETHKWHQKVIFPSSKEEEINKRSRSAKLRVITKLMD